CTAGGTGATCCCGTTGGCGTTGCAGTTCGAGTTGAATGATTTCCGCGATCGCGCGATCGGTTTGGGCAAGGAATTCTAAGTTCGTTTGAGTCATGGCGATTGAGGATTTAGGGATCGAATCAAAGGCATTGCTGTTCTGTCTCCAGCCCAACGATCCTAACGTAGTTTGTTCGTCATTTTTGCACAATAGCTAGGGCAAATGCACCTGCATGACCCCTTTTGGAAATCCGGTTTCACTTTTCTCAGAGTGACGTAAGTAGGATTATGACCTTGAGGGTGGGGAGGTTATATTGGACTCATCTGGAAGGGAGTAGAGTAACCTTAATAAGCGTTCAAACAGCTCAAAATCGAGCTTTTCTCCATCTTCTGCGTTTTTAAAAACAAGAGGAAAGAATTCGTTGCAAAGGTAATCTACTTCTGAGTTACTTTCTGGATTGTTGTTTTCTAAGCTTTTGAGAATTCCGCAAAAATCTCCAAAACCATTCTTTAATTGAACCAATCCACGTCGTCGATAATCGAGACTTTGTTCTAGCTGTTCCAGATCGGAGTAAACTAAACTTGTTCCATAATTCATCAGACCTTCAAACCAATCTCCAGATATCAAAAAAGACATTATCACAAATCGTAGTTTCTCTTTTTCTTGGGTTGATAAATTTTCCGAGTTATTGATTTTTTCAAAAGCTTCGAGAATATTGGCTCCGTGATTTTGTGAAATTAGCTTGGCTTCATTCAGAGAATCGAGAGATTGCTGATAATTGCCTAAAAGGCGATACAAACTGCTCAAATTAATTAGTGTCGCTAATTCATTCCCGCGAAAAGAAACAAAGCCGTGGGCATCTGCAAATATTCCCTGCAAACTGCTAACTCCAGTCCCCCAAGAAACACTTTCTGTATATTCTTTGTAATTAAATTTGCTTTCATCCAACTGTGCCATATTGGCTCTCCACAATAGTAATGCTCGATTGTAGAAGCTTAATGCTTGCTCGAAATTTTTGAGTTCTCGGTAAACATCAGCAATCCCCGTAAGTGCAAGCGCCTGACCGACAGTATCCTCTTTCAATTGATAGTCTTGGAGGGCTTGCTGATAGAGAGAAAGCGCTTTTTGTCGTAATTGCGGATTGGATTCTTTATTGTGTTGTTCTCTCAATGTATGAGCAATATCCAATATACTGCCAAATTCTTCCACGTCTATACTAACAATAACTTGGCTGGGATCTGAACCAACAGAAAAAGAAAATCTTACATCATTAAACAAACCCAGACCGAATGTTCTCTCTAAATCTTTTTGTGCTATTTCTCGATTAAAAACATCCCCGGCTTTTTGCTCGATTTGCTGCAAAATCAGATCGCTAGTGTACCCCTCAACTGACTCATTTTCCTCGTTCAAAAATCTGATGCGAACCTCTTCGATTACCCCTTCTGCGACATCTATGGTAACAGTGCCATCTTGCGATACCTTCGGCGCACCCACCACTTGGGCAAGGTCGTAACCTTGTTCGCGATACCATTCGTTTAATTCGAGAATTCCCGCTTGAAAGTCCCGCAGATTGACGATCTGACCGTACTGCTCTTCAAAAATCTCATCAACTTTCTCTTGGGGTAACACCTGCTCTCCTTGCCGTTCGGGAATCGTCCGCACGACGACCCGATTCAAAATGGGGTTGGGTTCCACCTGAAAGGTGACGCGCACCCCCGAGGGCGTATCTTCCGGCACGACTGTAACGTTGGCGAAGTAGCCCGTGGTAAAGATAGCTTTGACATCTTCTTGCAGCAGAGAACGAGTTGTTTTTTGTCCGGCTTGGGTTTTAATTACCCGATAAATTGCTTCGAGTAATTCGGGATCGTTCGTTCCCTCAATGACCAATTCCGTGATGAGAACTTGGGATTCTGCTTCGGGAAATTCTGAGGAGATTATTGGAGTCTGCACCAACGGACTATCCGAACGAAAGTGTTGTCGATGGTAGAGGGAAATTGATTTTTGCAGGGCATTTTCTTTTGTCTCGTGACTATTGGGATATCTTTCGCTCTGTCTTTTTTGTAAGGTTGCGGCTTCTTGCTGTCTGGCGATCGCGATCGAGTTGGGTAGAAAGATAGAATTTAGCAATAAAACAAGGCTAGTAGCGATTTTGGCAAGAAACATCTGTTGATTGTCTTGACTCATAGGAGCAGTACCTCACAGTCTTGAAATAGCTTAATTTTGTTGATTATCGATCCATCACCTTCTCCTCTCTCAAACCCCGTACGCCGGAACTGCAACCTATTTCTTGGGTCTGGATACTTTGCAAAATAACGAGAGATCGCCCTATGGTACAAGCTCCTCAAAGAATGTTAACGTTGGACGAGTTTTTATACCAATTCCCAATGATGTTGCATCAAATAAATTCCGGCATTACGCTTGTGTAGCCTATTGATTTAGTGCAGGCTCTCTGAGAATTGGTATTAGATAGTAGAGTAAAAATAGGAAATAGGAGCGGAGTCCTTAACCTGGAAATTTAAGAATCTGCTGAAGACTAAGGACAGGGAGACGGGGTGAAGATTGTTCCGCGAGCGCGATACAATTGCCTACTCAGAGTTTGTATTTCCAGCAAATTGCAAGATTTCCCGCGCCGCGCGATCGCACACGCCCACTTCCCCTAAACAGGCTCGCATTCGCTGATAATCGTGCTGTAGTTTTTCGCGCCGTTCGGGATTGAGGAGAAACTCTAAGGCTTTTTGGGCGACGTTTTCCGGGGTTGCGTCTTCTTGAAATAATTCCGGTACGATCGGTTCCATCAGGAGTAAATTCGGCGGCGATAAAAAGGGGTGGGGATACTTCAATACTCGACGGGCAAATCCTAACGTAATCGGGCTGAGGCGATAAACCACCACTTGAGGAACGCCCATCAACGCGGTTTCTAGATTAACTGTCCCGGATTTTGAAATTGCCAAATCCGCCGCCGCCATTGCTTCCAAACTCTTCCCCTCCAGAATCCTTGCCTGCAAGCCGTGACGTTCGATTTGTTCTTGGACGGGTTTCCGATATTGGGGTAGGGAAAGGGGAATGAGAAAGCGGGTTTCGGGAAGTTTATCTTGAATGAGTTTTGCCCCGGCAAAT
The genomic region above belongs to Lusitaniella coriacea LEGE 07157 and contains:
- a CDS encoding POTRA domain-containing protein, translated to MSQDNQQMFLAKIATSLVLLLNSIFLPNSIAIARQQEAATLQKRQSERYPNSHETKENALQKSISLYHRQHFRSDSPLVQTPIISSEFPEAESQVLITELVIEGTNDPELLEAIYRVIKTQAGQKTTRSLLQEDVKAIFTTGYFANVTVVPEDTPSGVRVTFQVEPNPILNRVVVRTIPERQGEQVLPQEKVDEIFEEQYGQIVNLRDFQAGILELNEWYREQGYDLAQVVGAPKVSQDGTVTIDVAEGVIEEVRIRFLNEENESVEGYTSDLILQQIEQKAGDVFNREIAQKDLERTFGLGLFNDVRFSFSVGSDPSQVIVSIDVEEFGSILDIAHTLREQHNKESNPQLRQKALSLYQQALQDYQLKEDTVGQALALTGIADVYRELKNFEQALSFYNRALLLWRANMAQLDESKFNYKEYTESVSWGTGVSSLQGIFADAHGFVSFRGNELATLINLSSLYRLLGNYQQSLDSLNEAKLISQNHGANILEAFEKINNSENLSTQEKEKLRFVIMSFLISGDWFEGLMNYGTSLVYSDLEQLEQSLDYRRRGLVQLKNGFGDFCGILKSLENNNPESNSEVDYLCNEFFPLVFKNAEDGEKLDFELFERLLRLLYSLPDESNITSPPSRS